The genomic interval TTATTCATCTTGTATTCAGAATATTATTTTGGCTAATGCTAGCTATCTATGAATTCTTTGGTCGTTGGCCCTTTttgggagtttttttttttttttttttttgaggttattttctaaatattatatagatagatattattAAAACAAAAGTTATATAATTCAATCGTGTTTTATCTTGTACTCAAGTTTCTAACACCCtttaaataaaatagtaaaaactcATAAAAGTCCCAAACATTAGACATCTAAAGACCAAATAACAATgaacaaacaaaaaataaaaagaaaaactaacacaaaaagacaaaaagaaaatatGACATAGGATATATAGTGCAACGTGGAGTGCACTCATTTAcaaccaaaatttaaaattatatggtGTTTTTACACcaactttttaaactttttactcttttttttaatgggggttggaatttttatatcgtgttaaatttttactgttttacggttattttttagttatttcacTGCTGTATTAATTgttcaaatttattattttacgattgttttaaaaaatttaatattattgtaaaaaaaaatgtgttgaGTCCATAATTAACACTtccttattattttttcaaattctatATAAAAACCATTACTTGCTTGACCAAATTGCTTAACTTTTTCATATTGCTCTTCGTGCTTTAATTTTTGACCATATTTGCTCTATTGATCCCATATGCTTTACCAATAATTTTATGCTcaataaaattgaaaacttttatctaaaatctaatatttttataaaaatctcATTTATAATTTAGTATTAGATCCTGTCTAACTCCCATGATAACAAAACGtgataataattatctaaaaattgtttttattacGAATTTATAATCTCATAAGtagacaaaataaaaatatttcctTTTTATAGTGGTTGAAAAGAAGATTGATCTTAGAATTAGTGATCAAATTAAGGCAAATGGCAATAATTGAAGCTTCATCAGCTTTACTGGTTTCAGTTCTTCTCCTCATTCCATTGCTTATTACGCTAATACAGAAATGTGTCCAAAAACAAAACAAGAACCTTCCTCCAAGCCCTCTAAAGCTCCCTTTCATAGGCAATTTACACCAGCTTGGTTCATTGCCTCACCAATCTTTATGCCAACTCTCCAAAAAATATGGCTCAGTTATGCTTCTTCACCTTGGAAATGTGCCAAGTGTTACTATATCATCTGCTGAGGCTGCAAAACAAGTCATGAAGACTCATGATCTCAGCAGTTGCAGCAGACCACAATTGCATGGTCCTAAGCAACTGACATACAATTTTCAAGACTTGGCATTTTCACCTTATGGAAAATATTGGAGAGAGATTAGGAAGATTTGTGTCCTTGAGGTCTTCAGTGTGAAAAGGGTAAATTCATACCAATCAGTTAGAGAAGAGGAAGTTACTAAGCTCATCAACTCCATATCTTATCACTCCACATCTTCTCCTGGTGCTCCTGTTGATCTTACTGAGAAGTTGTTTGCTTTTACTGGTAGCATAATTTTCAGGACTGCTTTTGGGACAACTTTTAAAGATACTAATTTTTGTGATGAGAAATTGGATGACATACTTGTAGAGGTTGTAATCTTCATGGGAAGTTTTTGTGCAGCTGAGTACTTTCCATATGTGGGATGGATTGTTGACAAGATTTCGGGTTTAGAACAAAGGCGCGAAAGGATTTCTCACAAGATGGATGATTTCTTTCAAAGGGTGATTGATGATCATCTCAGTCCACGAAGAGAAAAACAAGAGCATGAAGACATTGTTGATGTTCTCCTCAAAATAGTGAAAGAGCAAACTGGTTTTGGAGATACTTCTCTAACCATAAACAATGTCAAGGGAGTCCTCTTGGTAAGCTCTTCTCTTCTATTTTCGGATAgcaaattctaaaacaatttaattaatatggatttttttaataagaaaacAATAATTacagaaagaaaaatatatagaaaatttttttaatatggatttttttttttttttttgacgtgaaatttttgttgttttctataaatatatagaaaattttTATAGTAAGAGAACTCCTATTTTGTTTTCTATAAGAGGACATTTTCTTAACTATAAAAATAGTAGACTTTTGatattataaattagttattgtATAGTTGTATGTggagaattaaaattttattagtaaAAAAACATTGAATTACATTAGTACTATAAAAAGCTAATAAAAAATGAATTACATTACTACTATAAAaagctaataaaaaaatatatgtttcttCCACttgtagttttaattttattttattaaaaaaaatataaatattaaatatatatttgtcagcaaaatataattaaaaaaaaaattatacattgtGGGTTCCAATATAATATGTCAgcgtaataaataaattttaaaaattttgtttaagtgctaagagcatctccaatgatAGTGTTAACCAAGATTTTTGGCAACtaaataaatgatataatgAGGAGAGCCTTGGAATAATTAATGCAGAGGATTTTAACGTGGTTAGAACATTAATGAGCTGTAGTctacgagtctttgttattaatgagagTTCTTATACAGAGAATATTTTTGGtgaattctctctttttttctcttcgATTGATCGATCCCCTTTTTTCTTTGGTTCCTGGGTATTAATAGAGTTTTGTAAGGATCACTTGTCTTTTAGTGTCAGTCCCCTAGGTAAGAGATATGAAATAAGACATACATGACCTATGTCGTAAGTATCATAGGAATTAGGTGAGAGTAATTTTTATCCTCCCTTCACCGTAAACGAGGCTGACGTCGTCTGTCATATCCTTTTATGGGTGTTCTAATACGTTTCCCTCATGCCGCATTAAATGTGAAATGACTGTCTGAACAAATTCTCCTTCTCTCGGAGATGCTTTGTCGTATCTTTAGCTCCCGAAAAATAAAGGCGGGCCTTATGCTCTTCTCCGAGGGCTCACTCCCTGAAGTGCACTAGCTTGTCTATATATAACTTGGCTAATTTCACGGATGATGTGCCCTTGACATCCACGTGTCACATGCAACCGTTGCCACACATTTTGGTTTAAATTCGAGGCAACAGGTAGCATCCTTTAATGATGCTAAAAATCTCCACATCAttcaaaaatatagtattttattttgtctctCTTTCATATCATTTTTGGCATTCTTACTTCTAAAATCACTCCAATGGTATAACACtcttcaaaaatactataattatgatctcacacattattatttaattttttagcaATAATAATTtcttagttttaattttttattagaaaaataatgatAGCATCAATGCTACTGTGTATCATTATTCACACATGTTCCTAGAATAACATTCTTTTCCCTCCAATGGTATATCATCTTAATATTTTGCTACTTCATCTATCCACCTAAGCAAGCATCCCTTAATTTTTTACCATTAGGGATGCTCTAATAATAATCTCCTTGCCAAGAAGTGCAATATTAAAATCATGCAAGTGGCGAAAGCCCATCCCCCCTTGATCCTTTGGAACACACAAACGGTCTCAGCTCATCTAGTGAATACCATTCCCTTGTTTAGAGTTAGATTTCCACCAAAACTTGCACATCATTTTTTCAAGTTCCTCACAAGTGCCTTTAGGGATTAAGAAAACAATCATTGCATAGTTAGACAGAGATTTGTCAACCGATTTCAAAAGAACTTCTTTACCAGCACGAGACAGAAATTTGTTATCCCAACTCTCAACTTTTTTCCTCATTTTCTCTTTGGGAAAACCCAACACCACATTCTTATTTCTTTTCATAATGTTCAAGGCTAGATACTTTCCTCGTGGGTCGTTCTTTGATGCTAAATTAGGAAGTAATCCTAGCTATATTTGGAGGAGCATTCTTGAAGCTAAAGATGTATCTTAAAAGGGGTTGTTTGATTGTTGGGACGGGCAAGGATGTATCAATCACTAAGGATCCTTGGCTACCCGACAGTGATAATCCCTTTGTCACATCGTTCCATCCAAGTTTGTGCGATCAAAAAGTCTGTTGTTTGTTGGTCGTGGATGCAAAAAGCTAAGACCATGAGATTATTGTTGATTTGTTTAATAGTACAGACAGAGAGTTGATTTTCAGCATCCCAATTGCTTCTTCAGGAGATACCAATACTTGGTATTGGAGCAAGGAAACATCTGGTAAGTACTCTGTCAAATTTGCCTACAAATTGATTGAATATTTGAAATATCCTCAAGCCCCTAATGGCAACTCTGGTTTTTGGAATGAGCTGTGGAAGTTGAAGGTTCCCTCAAAGGTAAAAGAAATCCTTTGGCAAGCGTTGTCTAACTACCAACTTGTGCTTAGCTCATTCAAAGGCATGTTCAAATCCCCTCTATTTGCCCCGGGTGTAACCAATCGGCTGAAAATATCAGCTATTGTCTAGTTTTGTGCAACTTTGCAGCTGCTTGCTGGTGCGAAGTTGGTTTACTTCGTGGGAATTCTGTGTTTTCCTCCTTTGGTGACTGGTTTCAACACCAGTCCCAACGGTGGAGCAAGGAGGATAGGCAATTGGGTGCTACGTTATGTTGGGCAATATGGCATCATCGAAATAACAAAGTGTGGAATGGGAAGAGTAGTACTGTTAAAGATGTTGTTGCTTTTCCTAAAGGTGATCTTGAACAATGGTTACTTGTTCAAAACAAATCATtcaatatttctcttttttcgATGGAGATGGGGGAAGGGGATGAGCAATGGTGTGCTCCATTAGATGATAATTACATGATTAATGTAGATGCAACAATAATAGAGGGTGCTAACAGATTTGGGTATGGCTGGGTGTTTTGAGATGGGTCATGTGTTACAAGCTCAGTCGGGGTCTTGGGTTGGTTGTGTTGACCCAAATCTTGCCAAGGCCATTTGAGTGAATTGGAGGTCCTAAGTTGGCTAAAGATGCTAAATCTTTCCAATGTGACTGTTGAAACGGATAGTCTCATCACTGTTCAAGCTATTAAAAGCTCGATCAATATGATCTCTCCTTTTGGTAGTTGTATTGATGATTGCAAATCCTTGTTGTCTGATTTGGAAAATGTTAATTTACGTTTTATTAAACGATCCGCTAATCATGTTGCTCATGGCTTAGCTAGAGTTTCATGGTTACATGATTGCAGCTATTCGGTGACTTCTATCCCGAGTAGCATTCTTGATGTAATTGCTCAATAgatgatttaataaatttacatcttttattcaaaaaaaaaaatataataatctcctattacaattttttttagtcAACCTCCACACCTCAAAATATgtcataatattatttttcatagcagtacttgttattattataatatcatttctgtaaatttttaaataatttacattgaagttttttgaacacATGTGGTAAATTAAAATATCAGGAACTATATTATCAAtactgtaaattattcaaaaaaaaactttaaaatttacAGGCTTGATATTATAACTATAACGAACATcgccattaaaaaaaattgaaaaaaaaatatactctaGCATAAGTTTTCGAGCGCAGAGATTGACTAAGAGGTTGAAATAGAATATTCACGGTAACACTcttctattttttgttttgttttattttattttttattttagtttgatCCCTAAAGAATACCTCAACAgcccctaatttttttttggttacgCAACCCAACTCAATAATAagaattatttcaaaaaaatacatttagatataataataataataaaggatAAAGTTACATtactaagataaaaaaaaaagtaattgatACATAACAAGCAAACCACATAAATATTAATGCATGacttagacaaaaaaaaaaaaaaattaacaactcaGTAGCCCAAAACCAAACACAGAAAATACAATTTAGTAAGCCACTGTCAAAACTctttttgaaattagtaaacaTGGAGGAGTTgctaaagaataataatataaagcTCGCCCCAATCACGAAACTATGAAGGACCAAGGAGTGCCTAACAAAatctttataaaattatatgtacatgtttaaaaattacataaataaaatatctattctatataaaatgagGCTATATAATAGAATTCTTGGTTTACCAGAAATTATTAggtgatttttttctttaaataaaaaaataacaaattattagatgttgTCACGTAAAGAGTGAGGATCCagttagttaaacctaaatataattaGTCTACCTAAAGTgtttcaattaataataaatttgttaatattgtttatttttttattaaaatttatttttaaattttgatatttagaattagttaaattttaaatattattttaaattaaatttgaatgttttgatagtttaaccAGATGAGCATTTTCATTAATTCTGATGATAAATTTATgatgaataatatttttttttaattactattacaaagtataatagtaatttttgtttttatttaaattactatattttaaaatttcaataattatcactacattgaatattattaattttaaaattatgatattaaaaaaaactaaaaactaaaataaaattaacatacgtgacttgacacgtaacatctatctagtatatatatttatatgtataaacttgAAAAAAAGTTGGCCCTCCTAATAAGTTTGTCTAGTTTTGCCACTGTCTAGCTCGATATATACTCCATTTATTAATTTCTATCTTTTCTTCAAaagttttaaaagaaaaatagagaaaaaaatataaaaaaactccAATATCACCGAAAATAGGTTATAAGCATCGAAAAATGATatgatatttgaaattttaattgtttttttaaaaaaatatttctaagACTAATATCTttattcatgtattttttttttttactattttgtaaCTAAATCTTCAAAATAGTTAATCACACCAATTTTGTAAGTATTCATGTTCACAATAGTTTCTTAGtacaatttataattttttttttttgtttagttttatttttttatatatttaggtttaaTTGTTATTTAAAGAAAGAGAaacaagtattttttttttctaatggtTAGAAAACAATAAGTAATAGTAGGAAGGGATGTgagaatttttttaagtaaaaattagtaaggaaaaataaattaaaaaaaaaagtttttttataaagataatgtgaaaatgtt from Cannabis sativa cultivar Pink pepper isolate KNU-18-1 chromosome 4, ASM2916894v1, whole genome shotgun sequence carries:
- the LOC115712071 gene encoding cytochrome P450 71B34 — protein: MAIIEASSALLVSVLLLIPLLITLIQKCVQKQNKNLPPSPLKLPFIGNLHQLGSLPHQSLCQLSKKYGSVMLLHLGNVPSVTISSAEAAKQVMKTHDLSSCSRPQLHGPKQLTYNFQDLAFSPYGKYWREIRKICVLEVFSVKRVNSYQSVREEEVTKLINSISYHSTSSPGAPVDLTEKLFAFTGSIIFRTAFGTTFKDTNFCDEKLDDILVEVVIFMGSFCAAEYFPYVGWIVDKISGLEQRRERISHKMDDFFQRVIDDHLSPRREKQEHEDIVDVLLKIVKEQTGFGDTSLTINNVKGVLLDMFIGGIDTGAITMVWAMAELIKRPKLLKKAQDEVRTCIGNKGKVSETDTDQLQYLKMIVKETLRLHPPSPMLLRETISHFTINGYQIMPKTLLQVNVWAIGRDPNSWKDPEEFIPERFSDSPIDFKGQQFELLPFGSGRRMCPAIHMGTTIIEVGLANLLYSFDWQLADGMKDQDFNMDEIAGHSLTICKKTALNLVPKKPF